In a genomic window of Mesoplasma tabanidae:
- a CDS encoding PTS transporter subunit EIIC, which produces MGKKEKIPQVKIDLKTWSNELVLYLGGSENIISATHCLTRLRLVIKDENLINKQKVETMPSVKGTFKSSGQYQIIIGTEVDKYFKEFVSVSGVQAVTKEKAKAIANENNGGWFLKSLNFLGEVFIPIIPVLVAGGIILGFRNILEADFNGFVIVQQNQFWQGLDDFLWVPAQVCFWWLPVHLCWSIFRKMEADQVLGIVVGLCLLVPPLMNVYEVSGEASQDGGFKWIWQIMAGMDDGAFNWGFMKYPWKIQYTAQVIPAFAIGITGAYINKWIKRTSPAVISQIIVPLVTILPTFVLAMFIIGPAGFIVASVISFAISWAFTNNVAKYFFGFIIGIVYAPIVLTGVHHLFNAVFVQDTIQNGGNFLFIGTCAQAIAQGSAVIGWILVNKKDPRAKDVGIPSVVSAYLGVTEPAMYGVNLKHMYPFVAASIATGIGLELAVISGVSAENSGNGAWLGILNVQVESKIEGVNTWIGTGYTWFMISMLITAGTAIGLTMLFSKVKYFEKFNIEVKAAELLK; this is translated from the coding sequence ATGGGTAAAAAAGAAAAAATACCGCAAGTAAAAATTGATTTAAAAACATGATCAAATGAACTTGTTTTATACTTAGGTGGTTCTGAAAATATAATTTCAGCTACGCACTGTTTAACAAGACTAAGACTTGTTATTAAAGATGAAAATTTAATTAATAAACAAAAAGTTGAAACAATGCCCAGCGTTAAAGGGACTTTTAAGTCTTCTGGTCAATATCAAATTATTATAGGAACAGAAGTCGATAAATACTTTAAAGAGTTTGTAAGCGTTTCAGGTGTTCAAGCTGTAACGAAAGAAAAAGCAAAAGCAATTGCAAATGAAAATAATGGTGGATGATTTCTAAAATCTCTTAACTTTTTAGGAGAAGTATTTATACCAATTATTCCAGTTTTAGTAGCAGGTGGAATTATTTTAGGATTTAGAAATATTTTAGAAGCAGACTTTAATGGTTTTGTTATTGTTCAACAAAACCAATTTTGACAGGGGCTAGATGATTTTTTATGAGTTCCAGCACAAGTTTGTTTCTGATGATTACCTGTTCACTTATGTTGAAGCATATTTAGAAAAATGGAAGCTGATCAAGTTTTAGGGATTGTTGTTGGACTATGCTTGTTAGTTCCACCATTAATGAATGTTTATGAAGTTTCTGGAGAAGCTTCACAAGATGGTGGCTTTAAATGAATATGACAAATTATGGCAGGTATGGATGATGGTGCATTTAATTGAGGATTTATGAAGTATCCTTGAAAAATTCAATATACAGCGCAAGTTATTCCAGCATTTGCAATTGGTATTACAGGTGCTTATATTAATAAATGAATTAAAAGAACATCACCAGCAGTTATTAGTCAAATAATTGTACCTTTAGTTACAATATTACCTACTTTTGTGTTAGCAATGTTTATTATAGGTCCTGCTGGATTTATAGTTGCATCTGTTATAAGTTTTGCAATTTCATGAGCATTTACAAACAATGTTGCTAAATATTTCTTTGGATTTATAATTGGTATTGTTTATGCACCAATTGTATTGACAGGTGTGCATCACTTATTTAATGCAGTTTTTGTGCAAGATACAATTCAAAACGGAGGAAACTTCTTATTTATTGGTACATGTGCTCAAGCAATTGCACAAGGAAGTGCAGTTATTGGATGAATTTTAGTTAACAAAAAAGATCCTAGAGCAAAGGATGTGGGAATTCCATCAGTTGTTTCAGCTTATTTAGGGGTTACTGAACCTGCAATGTATGGTGTTAACTTAAAACACATGTATCCTTTTGTAGCAGCGTCAATAGCTACTGGAATAGGATTAGAATTGGCTGTTATTTCTGGTGTGAGTGCTGAAAACTCAGGTAACGGTGCTTGATTAGGAATATTGAATGTTCAAGTTGAATCAAAAATTGAAGGTGTAAATACTTGAATTGGTACAGGTTATACATGATTTATGATTTCTATGTTGATAACAGCAGGAACAGCTATTGGATTAACAATGTTATTTTCAAAAGTTAAATATTTTGAAAAATTTAATATTGAAGTAAAAGCAGCAGAATTATTGAAATAA
- a CDS encoding LacI family DNA-binding transcriptional regulator, whose amino-acid sequence MKKQKMTYHDIAEKAEVGIGTVSRYFNNYNISEVAKTKINKVLSETNYIPNFAASNIKKPSKDVYLILPYNNDETANMEIVNGVKSSLSQQNINFFIFLSSSDSEIYQKDLKYLTMRNPYGIVLLLPKHTSSNLILQIQEIKSTKLIVYNRNIEGINSVNIDDKEIFKNLAIKIDKSYKNEKIAFIGLNKQDITTGKYRSESFTNAIQNNTVKNYLLKQNSFEHVQSIIEKVIEHNPKIIVSATHTISMYVYGHLMENKIRNKFVTTDIGRMGKSQYLTNSDINIFIDYFLIGYKIGNKLLNKDKKMENFFKII is encoded by the coding sequence ATGAAAAAACAAAAAATGACTTATCATGACATTGCTGAAAAAGCAGAGGTTGGCATAGGAACTGTTTCAAGATACTTTAATAACTATAATATTTCTGAAGTAGCTAAAACAAAAATAAATAAAGTTTTATCTGAAACTAATTATATTCCTAACTTTGCAGCATCAAATATTAAAAAGCCTAGTAAAGACGTTTATTTAATACTTCCTTATAATAATGATGAAACAGCTAATATGGAAATTGTTAACGGTGTAAAAAGTTCATTATCGCAGCAAAATATTAACTTCTTTATTTTTCTTTCTTCTTCTGATAGTGAAATTTATCAAAAAGATTTAAAATATCTTACAATGAGAAATCCTTATGGAATTGTATTGTTATTACCTAAACACACTTCATCTAATTTAATATTGCAAATTCAAGAAATAAAATCTACTAAACTGATTGTATATAACAGAAATATTGAAGGAATAAATTCTGTTAATATTGATGATAAAGAAATTTTTAAAAATCTTGCAATAAAAATAGATAAGAGTTATAAAAATGAAAAAATAGCTTTTATAGGTTTAAACAAACAAGATATTACAACTGGTAAATACAGATCTGAGTCATTTACAAATGCTATTCAAAATAACACAGTTAAAAATTATTTATTAAAACAAAATTCATTTGAACATGTACAAAGCATCATAGAAAAAGTAATAGAGCATAATCCAAAAATTATAGTTAGTGCTACACACACAATATCAATGTATGTTTATGGGCACTTAATGGAAAACAAAATAAGGAATAAATTTGTAACAACAGATATTGGAAGAATGGGGAAAAGCCAGTATTTAACGAATTCTGATATAAATATTTTTATTGATTACTTTTTAATTGGTTATAAAATTGGGAATAAATTATTAAATAAAGACAAGAAAATGGAAAATTTCTTTAAAATTATTTAA
- the gpmI gene encoding 2,3-bisphosphoglycerate-independent phosphoglycerate mutase, with protein sequence MKAKKPVILAILDGWGIEEASAGNAVANADQKFVKEMMDMYPWVKAHASGEWVGLPEGQMGNSEVGHIHLGAGRINMESLAKLNHEVKVDGFSTNEVLVNTFKYVQENNSSLHLMGLFSDGGVHSHMNHMISMYKAAVKFGLKNIKFDLITDGRDTAPKVAEQYIKQLLQVIKDNNNIGEIASISGRYFAMDRDKRFERSAEAYITMTERKVDQPKFTDPIEYIKAAYENGLDDEMIVPAYNASVVDSELKANDAMIFTNFRPDRAIQMASIITNKNYAAWSDEAFKGAEFIADKIRFVSTMKYADSVSSPFIAYPPTPLTNTLGEYISSLGLKQLRIAETEKIAHVTFFFDGGNDYFKNGLAKPEEISLPHASIDLISSPKVATYDLKPEMSAVEITDKLLEEVKKDEFDLIILNFANCDMVGHTGNNDATVQGVKVLDEQLKRIHDEFVLKHNGVMVITADHGNAEIMIDENGGPNKKHTTSLVPIIVTDKTIELSGFDPAIAKVAPTILDIMGLEIPKEMTQPSMFFKK encoded by the coding sequence ATGAAAGCTAAAAAACCTGTTATTTTGGCCATCTTAGATGGTTGAGGGATTGAAGAAGCTAGCGCTGGTAATGCAGTTGCTAATGCTGATCAAAAATTTGTAAAAGAAATGATGGATATGTACCCATGAGTTAAAGCGCATGCTTCAGGTGAATGAGTAGGTTTACCAGAAGGACAAATGGGTAATTCAGAAGTTGGACATATTCATTTAGGTGCTGGAAGAATCAACATGGAGTCTCTAGCAAAATTAAATCATGAAGTAAAAGTTGATGGTTTTTCAACAAATGAAGTATTGGTTAATACTTTTAAATATGTTCAAGAAAACAATAGTTCACTACACTTAATGGGTTTATTCTCAGATGGTGGAGTTCATTCACACATGAACCACATGATTTCAATGTACAAAGCTGCTGTTAAATTTGGTTTAAAAAATATTAAATTTGATTTAATTACTGATGGTAGAGACACAGCTCCAAAAGTAGCAGAACAATATATTAAACAATTATTACAAGTTATTAAGGATAACAACAACATTGGTGAAATAGCTTCAATTAGTGGAAGATATTTTGCAATGGATCGCGATAAAAGATTTGAAAGAAGTGCAGAAGCGTATATTACAATGACTGAAAGAAAAGTTGATCAGCCTAAATTTACTGATCCAATTGAATATATTAAAGCAGCATACGAAAATGGATTAGATGATGAAATGATTGTACCAGCATACAATGCAAGTGTTGTTGATTCAGAATTAAAAGCAAATGACGCAATGATTTTTACAAACTTCCGTCCTGATCGCGCTATTCAAATGGCATCAATCATAACAAACAAAAATTATGCAGCATGAAGTGATGAAGCATTTAAAGGTGCTGAATTCATTGCAGACAAAATCAGATTTGTTTCAACAATGAAATATGCAGATAGCGTATCATCACCATTTATAGCATATCCACCAACTCCATTAACTAATACTTTAGGAGAATACATTTCTAGTTTAGGTCTAAAACAATTAAGAATTGCTGAAACTGAAAAAATTGCTCACGTTACTTTCTTTTTTGATGGAGGAAATGATTACTTTAAAAATGGTTTAGCAAAACCAGAAGAAATTTCTTTACCGCATGCAAGCATAGATTTAATTTCTTCACCAAAAGTTGCGACTTATGATTTAAAACCAGAAATGTCAGCTGTAGAAATTACAGATAAATTATTAGAAGAAGTTAAAAAAGATGAATTTGACTTAATTATTTTAAACTTTGCCAACTGTGATATGGTAGGACATACAGGAAACAATGATGCAACTGTTCAAGGAGTAAAAGTTTTAGATGAACAATTGAAGCGTATTCATGATGAATTTGTATTAAAACACAATGGTGTAATGGTTATTACAGCTGACCATGGTAATGCAGAAATTATGATTGATGAAAATGGTGGACCGAATAAAAAACACACAACTAGTTTAGTACCAATTATTGTTACTGATAAAACAATTGAGTTAAGTGGATTTGATCCAGCTATTGCTAAAGTTGCACCAACAATTTTAGATATCATGGGGTTAGAAATTCCAAAAGAAATGACTCAGCCTTCAATGTTTTTTAAAAAATAA
- a CDS encoding Cof-type HAD-IIB family hydrolase, with amino-acid sequence MNEIKLLVLDMDGTSYHKMGNIIESNIKPLQDAIKTGTKVAFVTGRPVLAKPNNLKAHNLAEENAILIGCNSGCIYDLNTEKVLKSSPIKSDQAKKLFEEVKNTETILWGYVDDLNTVILSRKVDDVFNEECHWEGKFFDGEYLIYEDVKDNFNFNFFKILGFNGNYALYNKFEKEFNLNIATNDGKIAEINAAGINKKFAINWLSEFFDIPLKNIAAMGDGMNDLPMIEHAGIGVALKNSEPKIKEVAQIYIDKENTEGAVAEFVNKYILKSNKEK; translated from the coding sequence ATGAATGAAATTAAACTTTTAGTTTTAGATATGGATGGTACTTCTTATCACAAGATGGGAAATATTATCGAGTCTAATATTAAACCATTACAAGATGCTATAAAAACTGGTACTAAAGTAGCTTTTGTTACTGGAAGACCAGTTTTAGCAAAACCAAATAATTTAAAAGCACATAATTTGGCCGAAGAAAATGCAATTTTAATCGGATGCAACTCAGGGTGTATTTATGATTTGAATACTGAAAAAGTTTTAAAAAGTAGTCCAATTAAATCTGACCAAGCTAAAAAATTATTTGAAGAAGTTAAAAATACTGAAACAATTCTCTGAGGATATGTTGATGATTTAAATACAGTTATTCTTTCAAGAAAAGTTGATGATGTTTTTAATGAAGAATGTCACTGAGAAGGAAAATTTTTTGATGGAGAATATCTAATATATGAAGATGTTAAAGATAATTTCAATTTTAACTTTTTTAAAATTTTGGGATTCAACGGTAATTATGCTCTTTACAATAAATTTGAAAAAGAATTTAATTTAAATATTGCAACAAATGATGGAAAAATTGCTGAGATTAATGCAGCTGGAATTAATAAAAAATTTGCTATTAATTGATTATCAGAATTCTTTGATATTCCACTAAAAAATATTGCAGCAATGGGAGATGGTATGAATGATTTACCAATGATTGAACATGCTGGAATTGGAGTAGCTCTAAAAAACTCAGAACCAAAAATTAAAGAAGTTGCCCAAATATATATAGATAAAGAAAATACAGAAGGTGCAGTTGCAGAATTTGTTAACAAGTACATTCTAAAAAGCAATAAGGAGAAATAA
- the tpiA gene encoding triose-phosphate isomerase — protein sequence MRQKVIFGNWKMNGTNAELVTFLKKVDKAAKKSDVVAGLGLPFTLLSTGIEKAKNVKIAAQNVHFAEKGAFTGEVSISMLQEVGVQYVIIGHSERREMFAETDETVNKKATALLAAGMTPIICCGETLETKEAKKTVTFVNAQIKKAYKGISAEDALKTIIAYEPIWAIGTGKTATSEDAEKVCEAIRKNLTKIYDETTAQQITIQYGGSVNPSNIAELMSQPNIDGALVGGASLKADDFIALINYKK from the coding sequence ATGAGACAAAAAGTAATTTTCGGGAATTGAAAAATGAACGGAACTAATGCTGAACTTGTTACTTTCTTAAAAAAAGTTGACAAAGCTGCTAAAAAATCAGATGTAGTTGCAGGATTAGGATTACCATTTACATTATTATCAACAGGAATTGAAAAAGCAAAAAATGTTAAAATTGCTGCACAAAATGTTCACTTTGCAGAAAAAGGAGCATTCACTGGAGAAGTTTCAATTTCAATGTTACAAGAAGTAGGAGTACAATATGTTATTATTGGTCACTCAGAAAGAAGAGAAATGTTTGCTGAAACTGATGAAACAGTTAACAAAAAAGCTACTGCATTATTAGCTGCAGGTATGACACCAATTATTTGTTGTGGTGAAACTTTAGAAACTAAAGAAGCTAAAAAAACTGTTACATTTGTAAATGCACAAATTAAAAAAGCTTATAAAGGAATTAGTGCAGAAGATGCATTAAAAACAATTATTGCTTACGAACCAATCTGAGCTATTGGAACAGGAAAAACTGCAACAAGTGAAGATGCTGAAAAAGTGTGTGAAGCTATTCGTAAAAATTTAACAAAAATTTATGACGAAACAACTGCACAGCAAATAACTATTCAATATGGTGGAAGTGTTAATCCATCAAACATTGCTGAATTAATGTCACAACCAAACATTGATGGAGCACTTGTTGGAGGAGCTTCATTAAAAGCTGACGATTTTATTGCATTAATCAACTATAAAAAATAA
- a CDS encoding Pr6Pr family membrane protein — translation MFFKLKKEYFTNWYKNYSLKDWRLWYKVLFVALMTFVVLFSYIQVFVNLSLVVKQINALNLNSEITSEKLSEVLTNLNISKATEARLVFTKTSHGLLHAGYQPFEQFVQMTSFFTLISNLLILIWMYVALFKPLNEGRKGILNNKTSIIFAAYITVTFLLYNLILRITVSTIDNNFMSYFVNEMFHTVAPLLFIGYILHVVKWEAKDKLSFIELKKTWVYGILGLVIYGTYAIIRGLLKVAGGTPGSSQQAFPYPFLQVTEAKVKMGAIELPGIFLFLIFIIVIAIICVGFISLYNYIIIKKIEKGVQNEK, via the coding sequence ATGTTTTTTAAACTAAAAAAAGAATATTTTACAAATTGATACAAAAACTATTCTTTAAAAGACTGAAGACTATGATATAAAGTTTTGTTTGTAGCTTTAATGACATTTGTAGTGTTATTTAGTTATATTCAAGTATTTGTTAATTTATCTTTAGTCGTTAAACAAATTAATGCATTAAATTTAAATTCTGAAATAACTAGTGAAAAATTAAGTGAAGTTTTAACTAACTTAAATATTTCAAAGGCAACAGAAGCTAGATTAGTTTTCACAAAAACTAGTCATGGATTATTACATGCAGGTTACCAACCATTTGAGCAATTTGTTCAAATGACTTCCTTCTTTACTCTAATTAGTAATTTATTAATTTTAATTTGAATGTATGTTGCATTGTTCAAACCTTTAAATGAGGGAAGAAAAGGAATATTGAATAATAAAACATCAATTATTTTTGCAGCATATATAACAGTAACTTTTTTACTTTACAATTTGATACTAAGAATTACTGTTTCAACTATAGATAATAATTTTATGAGTTATTTTGTTAATGAAATGTTTCATACAGTAGCACCGTTGTTATTTATTGGTTATATATTGCATGTAGTTAAATGAGAAGCAAAAGACAAACTTTCTTTTATAGAATTGAAGAAAACTTGAGTATATGGAATTCTAGGGTTAGTAATTTATGGTACATATGCTATTATTAGAGGATTATTAAAGGTTGCTGGTGGAACACCTGGATCTAGTCAGCAAGCATTTCCATACCCATTCTTACAAGTTACAGAAGCAAAGGTAAAGATGGGAGCTATTGAGTTACCAGGAATATTTTTATTTTTAATATTTATAATAGTTATAGCAATTATTTGTGTAGGATTCATATCTTTATACAATTATATTATTATTAAAAAGATAGAGAAAGGAGTGCAAAATGAAAAATAA
- the potCD gene encoding spermidine/putrescine ABC transporter permease/substrate-binding protein, with translation MKRFVRSTYFALILLVIYVPIGIMVVFSFNSGSSVSNWMGFSTRWYEEFFKNSPFIKSIITSLFVAVVSTAISVVIGVMAAIGLSRLTKRKQSKWMSVANIPLINADIITAVALMVVFLICGLKFGILTLIMAHVSFNVPYVLITVMPRLRKVDKSIVEASYDLGAKTSTVIFKVILPILKPAIVIATVIAFAMSFDDFIISYFTGGAQTNVASFIYSAKRIKPYIFAFGTMMVAIIAAGVIIWNAFLFAQEKKESTKLKIKNGTYKSKEIYKIEKEIQLLFDALNSGTKRKISFNIPIWFKYCILKFKLKIANSKNYDKKIAKLEWKRYKLQNTINREKRYASRLKKALAKQKQLEKQLSKTTEVKRAAKISIQLEKNEEKVTFLSEEIAWLNEQEKEAKEKAASINKKIKQLKKDFKAEVNPSKSTVNWYNKKIKYYEEWKIEVEEGKNNFKLRMIVEKLKEIKQINENKINDLASRLDLIATQAFRKVSVTNKLNKKIASNPNDKTLVELKKQTFIKFEQTQNDLIASKNNKIDQIKLAIAKQKEKHFPINIDEANFTKGFFARSWKVIMVSLLVLVSFTGLTVAFVMNNIYDLVIGNWGEYIDPSLIKQFEKENKVRVNYQEYDSNETLYNKLYTFNYDLMVPSDYMVQKLAEEGKLEPLDYSKINAWSKPFGDENIAINPEKMKENIKTAESENENKDSEKLEISSDLLNVMSKSEVKYVEEGEYEGKGLGSGTIVDYAIPYLWGDLVIAVNPNSIGTSRTSSNPDASNIKWLIQKHPETLLKREKGSVEWISLAPNDQYDISYEYAMNNSELSWRILWEAAKDGKEVVLNEDPKNVFAIAGQILYGTGNLTKQSQIDAAAKELKTLLSYKNVGLQGDSLIQTASEAQFDFAVMYNGDLSYANVIYNGEDTLETDDEEDEYKLFSVSPKADDEPKVYYLYGRPNGNVETKSDEEGSKPTKQTTNIYSDNMVMSRYSKHKDLAYDFINFFIEHAEDISESTGTPTGFVETMESATAAPEGSKEEGTYYRYSDMFKPIILHKNGGNGKPAYDDMWLEPFFNNLLDPKLIDAYNTLRAGKQ, from the coding sequence CTATTGGAATAATGGTAGTATTTTCATTTAACAGTGGCTCATCTGTTTCAAATTGAATGGGTTTTAGTACAAGATGATATGAAGAGTTTTTTAAAAACTCACCCTTTATAAAATCAATAATTACTTCTTTATTTGTTGCTGTTGTTTCCACAGCAATTAGTGTTGTTATTGGAGTTATGGCTGCTATTGGTTTAAGCAGATTAACAAAAAGAAAACAAAGCAAATGAATGTCAGTTGCAAATATACCATTAATTAATGCTGACATTATTACAGCTGTTGCTTTAATGGTTGTATTCTTAATCTGTGGATTAAAGTTTGGAATATTAACATTAATTATGGCTCACGTTTCATTTAATGTACCCTATGTTTTAATAACAGTTATGCCAAGATTAAGAAAAGTAGACAAATCAATTGTGGAAGCAAGTTATGATTTAGGCGCAAAAACAAGCACAGTTATATTTAAAGTAATTTTGCCTATTTTAAAACCTGCAATTGTTATAGCAACTGTTATTGCTTTTGCTATGAGTTTTGATGATTTTATAATTTCATATTTCACTGGAGGAGCTCAAACAAACGTAGCATCATTTATTTATTCAGCAAAAAGAATTAAACCATATATTTTTGCCTTTGGAACAATGATGGTCGCAATAATCGCAGCAGGAGTAATTATTTGAAATGCTTTCTTATTTGCTCAAGAAAAAAAAGAATCAACAAAATTAAAAATCAAAAATGGAACATATAAATCAAAAGAAATTTACAAAATTGAAAAAGAAATTCAATTGCTTTTTGATGCATTAAATTCAGGAACAAAAAGAAAAATTAGTTTTAATATTCCAATTTGATTTAAATACTGTATTTTAAAATTTAAATTAAAAATAGCTAATTCAAAAAATTATGATAAAAAGATAGCAAAGTTAGAATGAAAAAGATATAAATTACAAAATACAATTAATCGTGAAAAAAGATATGCTTCTAGACTTAAAAAAGCTTTAGCAAAACAAAAACAATTAGAAAAACAATTATCTAAAACAACTGAAGTGAAAAGGGCTGCTAAAATCTCTATTCAATTAGAAAAAAATGAAGAAAAAGTAACATTCTTGTCAGAAGAAATTGCATGATTAAACGAACAAGAAAAAGAAGCAAAAGAAAAAGCTGCTTCAATTAATAAAAAGATTAAGCAATTGAAAAAAGATTTTAAGGCAGAAGTAAATCCTTCAAAAAGTACTGTTAACTGATACAACAAAAAAATCAAATACTATGAAGAATGAAAAATTGAAGTTGAAGAAGGAAAAAATAACTTTAAACTTAGAATGATTGTTGAAAAATTAAAAGAAATCAAACAAATTAATGAAAACAAAATTAATGATTTAGCAAGTAGACTTGATTTAATAGCGACACAAGCTTTTAGAAAAGTTAGTGTAACTAATAAATTAAACAAAAAAATTGCATCTAACCCAAATGATAAAACTTTAGTTGAATTAAAAAAACAAACATTTATAAAATTTGAGCAAACTCAAAATGATTTGATTGCTTCAAAAAATAACAAAATAGATCAAATTAAGTTAGCTATTGCAAAGCAAAAAGAAAAACACTTTCCAATAAACATAGATGAAGCTAACTTCACAAAAGGATTTTTTGCAAGAAGTTGAAAAGTAATAATGGTTTCTTTATTGGTTTTAGTTTCATTTACAGGATTAACAGTAGCGTTTGTCATGAATAATATTTATGATTTAGTTATTGGTAACTGAGGTGAATATATTGACCCTTCACTAATCAAACAATTTGAAAAAGAAAATAAAGTAAGAGTTAATTATCAAGAGTATGATTCAAATGAAACTTTATATAACAAACTTTATACTTTTAATTATGATTTAATGGTTCCAAGTGATTATATGGTTCAGAAATTGGCTGAAGAAGGAAAACTAGAACCATTAGACTATTCAAAAATTAATGCATGATCAAAACCTTTTGGAGATGAAAATATAGCAATTAATCCAGAAAAAATGAAAGAAAATATTAAAACTGCTGAATCAGAAAACGAAAATAAAGATTCTGAAAAGTTAGAAATTAGTAGTGATTTATTAAATGTTATGAGTAAATCAGAAGTTAAATATGTTGAAGAAGGCGAATATGAGGGAAAAGGTCTAGGAAGTGGAACAATTGTTGATTATGCAATCCCTTACTTATGAGGGGATTTAGTTATTGCTGTTAATCCAAATTCAATCGGTACAAGTAGAACAAGTTCAAATCCTGACGCTTCAAACATTAAATGATTAATTCAAAAACATCCTGAAACTTTATTAAAAAGAGAAAAAGGATCAGTTGAATGAATATCATTAGCTCCAAATGATCAATATGATATTTCTTATGAGTACGCAATGAATAACTCAGAGTTATCATGAAGAATTTTATGAGAAGCAGCAAAAGATGGCAAAGAAGTTGTGTTAAATGAAGACCCTAAAAATGTGTTTGCAATTGCTGGACAAATATTATATGGTACAGGTAATTTAACAAAACAAAGTCAAATTGATGCAGCAGCTAAAGAATTAAAAACATTACTTAGTTATAAAAACGTAGGATTACAAGGTGACTCATTAATCCAAACAGCTAGTGAAGCTCAATTTGATTTTGCTGTAATGTATAATGGTGACCTTTCTTATGCTAATGTAATTTATAATGGTGAAGATACTTTAGAAACTGATGATGAAGAAGATGAATACAAATTGTTTTCAGTTAGTCCAAAAGCCGATGATGAACCAAAAGTTTATTATTTATATGGCAGACCAAATGGTAATGTTGAAACAAAATCTGATGAAGAAGGTTCAAAGCCAACTAAACAGACAACAAATATTTATTCAGATAATATGGTAATGTCAAGATATTCAAAACATAAAGATCTTGCTTATGACTTTATTAATTTCTTTATTGAACATGCTGAAGATATTTCAGAATCTACAGGAACTCCAACAGGTTTTGTTGAAACAATGGAATCAGCAACAGCAGCACCTGAGGGTTCTAAAGAAGAAGGAACATATTACAGATATTCAGATATGTTTAAACCAATTATTTTACATAAAAATGGAGGAAATGGAAAACCTGCATATGACGATATGTGATTAGAACCTTTCTTTAATAATTTATTAGATCCAAAATTAATCGATGCGTATAATACATTACGTGCAGGTAAACAATAG